The following proteins come from a genomic window of Vicia villosa cultivar HV-30 ecotype Madison, WI unplaced genomic scaffold, Vvil1.0 ctg.002011F_1_1, whole genome shotgun sequence:
- the LOC131637476 gene encoding cleavage stimulating factor 64-like isoform X1, protein MASSQAQHRCVFVGNIPYDATEEQLIEICQEVGPVVSFRLVIDRETGKPKGYGFCEYKDEETALSARRNLQGYEINGRQLRVDFAENDKGNDRNKDQGRGGPGMTPIVDPQKQVGIPVVQGESAQAAQHQPIGLHFATTAAAVMTAALGGAQTGIQSNQNGLQNQSAFTNDPLTSHLAKMSRSQLTEIISEVKGMATHNKEMSRQLLLSRPQLPKALFQAQIMLGMVTPSMLQMPNLRQVSDQTSQLINEGHIGQTQQTLAQTMAGLPPYGQSKLQSGLTPYIQEGQANTLPHNSLGPNQLTANPRPPLQTRIPLQHPPSNHFAQPGTGQNNLILPSVRPLTLGSLSVRPPIQPVNSTAMNQQMHGSFLQHPVRVGSSTVSHNLQMVRPDASFQADPSMSSGTSQLFSKEGDRSSKAPEDWTKNSSNYSNMSAGLENIGMTRDTPESFNRPLKLTRLNDGRKSSLASGTSDVPVSNGSSHVPGSSLVPAPAVPKAEVRQPDQQSSQLPSDVESVLLQQVLNLTPEQLSSLPPEQQQQVIQLQKALKRDQMQPA, encoded by the exons ATGGCCTCCTCTCAGGCCCAACATCGCTGTGTCTTCG TTGGGAATATACCGTatgatgcaacggaagaacagcTTATTGAAATCTGCCAGGAAGTTGGTCCGGTAGTTTCTTTCAG ATTAGTTATTGATAGAGAAACTGGGAAACCGAAAGGTTATGGATTTTGTGAGTATAAGGATGAAGAGACGGCTTTAAGTGCTCGTAGGAATCTTCAGGGTTATGAGATTAATGGTCGTCAATTACGTGTTGATTTTGCCGAAAACGATAAAGGGAACGATAGAAATAAAGATCAG GGTCGCGGAGGACCAGGAATGACGCCAATTGTTG ACCCTCAGAAACAAGTAGGCATCCCAGTTGTCCAAGGGGAATCTGCTCAAGCAGCTCAACATCAACCTATTGGTCTTCATTTTGCCACAACAGCTGCAGCTGTCATGACTGCAGCTCTAGGTGGCGCTCAGACTGGCATCCAGTCAAATCAAAATGGTTTGCAGAATCAGTCAGCATTTACAAATGATCCTTTAACTTCGCATCTCGCCAAAATGTCTAGGAGTCAGCTGACTGAGATAATCTCTGAGGTTAAG GGAATGGCTACACACAACAAGGAAATGTCCCGCCAGCTGTTACTTTCAAGGCCACAGTTGCCCAAGGCTCTTTTTCAG GCTCAGATAATGCTAGGGATGGTCACCCCTTCAATG CTACAAATGCCAAATCTTAGACAAGTTTCAGATCAAACCTCACAGTTGATAAACGAAGGCCACATTGGTCAGACTCAGCAAACATTGGCTCAAACCATGGCTGGTCTACCTCCTTATGGACAGAGCAAATTGCAGTCTGGTTTGACACCTTACATTCAAGAAGGCCAAGCCAACACTCTACCTCATAATTCTTTGGGTCCTAATCAATTAACCGCAAATCCAAGGCCTCCACTGCAGACTCGAATTCCCCTTCAACATCCCCCAAGCAACCATTTCGCACAGCCTGGAACAGGGCAGAATAATTTAATACTTCCTTCTGTACGTCCCCTGACTTTGGGCAGTTTGTCTGTTAGGCCTCCAATTCAGCCAGTAAATTCAACTGCAATGAACCAGCAAATGCATGGCTCTTTCCTTCAGCATCCAGTCCGTGTTGGAAGCTCAACTGTCTCGCATAATCTTCAAATGGTTCGTCCAGATGCAAGCTTTCAG GCTGACCCCTCCATGTCATCTGGTACTTCCCAATTATTTAGTAAGGAAGGTGATAGATCTTCCAAAGCTCCTGAGGATTGGACCAAAAACAGTAGTAATTATTCAAACATGTCTGCGGGATTAGAGAATATAGGCATGACTCGTGATACTCCAGAATCCTTCAATCGCCCATTAAAGCTCACTAGATTGAATGATGGAAGGAAATCCTCTCTCGCATCCGGGACTTCAGACGTGCCTGTCTCCAACGGATCATCTCATGTTCCTGGAAGTAGCTTAGTACCTGCACCTGCAGTTCCTAAAGCAGAAGTGCGGCAACCTGACCAACAATCTTCACAG CTTCCATCTGATGTGGAGTCTGTTTTGCTGCAACAAGTACTGAATCTAACACCGGAGCAATTGAGTTCCCTGCCACCAGAGCAGCAACAACAGGTCATCCAACTCCAGAAAGCTCTTAAGCGAGATCAGatgcaacctgcataa
- the LOC131637476 gene encoding cleavage stimulating factor 64-like isoform X2: MTPIVDPQKQVGIPVVQGESAQAAQHQPIGLHFATTAAAVMTAALGGAQTGIQSNQNGLQNQSAFTNDPLTSHLAKMSRSQLTEIISEVKGMATHNKEMSRQLLLSRPQLPKALFQAQIMLGMVTPSMLQMPNLRQVSDQTSQLINEGHIGQTQQTLAQTMAGLPPYGQSKLQSGLTPYIQEGQANTLPHNSLGPNQLTANPRPPLQTRIPLQHPPSNHFAQPGTGQNNLILPSVRPLTLGSLSVRPPIQPVNSTAMNQQMHGSFLQHPVRVGSSTVSHNLQMVRPDASFQADPSMSSGTSQLFSKEGDRSSKAPEDWTKNSSNYSNMSAGLENIGMTRDTPESFNRPLKLTRLNDGRKSSLASGTSDVPVSNGSSHVPGSSLVPAPAVPKAEVRQPDQQSSQLPSDVESVLLQQVLNLTPEQLSSLPPEQQQQVIQLQKALKRDQMQPA; the protein is encoded by the exons ATGACGCCAATTGTTG ACCCTCAGAAACAAGTAGGCATCCCAGTTGTCCAAGGGGAATCTGCTCAAGCAGCTCAACATCAACCTATTGGTCTTCATTTTGCCACAACAGCTGCAGCTGTCATGACTGCAGCTCTAGGTGGCGCTCAGACTGGCATCCAGTCAAATCAAAATGGTTTGCAGAATCAGTCAGCATTTACAAATGATCCTTTAACTTCGCATCTCGCCAAAATGTCTAGGAGTCAGCTGACTGAGATAATCTCTGAGGTTAAG GGAATGGCTACACACAACAAGGAAATGTCCCGCCAGCTGTTACTTTCAAGGCCACAGTTGCCCAAGGCTCTTTTTCAG GCTCAGATAATGCTAGGGATGGTCACCCCTTCAATG CTACAAATGCCAAATCTTAGACAAGTTTCAGATCAAACCTCACAGTTGATAAACGAAGGCCACATTGGTCAGACTCAGCAAACATTGGCTCAAACCATGGCTGGTCTACCTCCTTATGGACAGAGCAAATTGCAGTCTGGTTTGACACCTTACATTCAAGAAGGCCAAGCCAACACTCTACCTCATAATTCTTTGGGTCCTAATCAATTAACCGCAAATCCAAGGCCTCCACTGCAGACTCGAATTCCCCTTCAACATCCCCCAAGCAACCATTTCGCACAGCCTGGAACAGGGCAGAATAATTTAATACTTCCTTCTGTACGTCCCCTGACTTTGGGCAGTTTGTCTGTTAGGCCTCCAATTCAGCCAGTAAATTCAACTGCAATGAACCAGCAAATGCATGGCTCTTTCCTTCAGCATCCAGTCCGTGTTGGAAGCTCAACTGTCTCGCATAATCTTCAAATGGTTCGTCCAGATGCAAGCTTTCAG GCTGACCCCTCCATGTCATCTGGTACTTCCCAATTATTTAGTAAGGAAGGTGATAGATCTTCCAAAGCTCCTGAGGATTGGACCAAAAACAGTAGTAATTATTCAAACATGTCTGCGGGATTAGAGAATATAGGCATGACTCGTGATACTCCAGAATCCTTCAATCGCCCATTAAAGCTCACTAGATTGAATGATGGAAGGAAATCCTCTCTCGCATCCGGGACTTCAGACGTGCCTGTCTCCAACGGATCATCTCATGTTCCTGGAAGTAGCTTAGTACCTGCACCTGCAGTTCCTAAAGCAGAAGTGCGGCAACCTGACCAACAATCTTCACAG CTTCCATCTGATGTGGAGTCTGTTTTGCTGCAACAAGTACTGAATCTAACACCGGAGCAATTGAGTTCCCTGCCACCAGAGCAGCAACAACAGGTCATCCAACTCCAGAAAGCTCTTAAGCGAGATCAGatgcaacctgcataa
- the LOC131637492 gene encoding NAC domain-containing protein 17-like: MGAVSESASADCFSEVMSSMPGFRFHPTDEELVMYYLKRKICGKKLKFNVICETDVYKWDPEDLPGQSFLKTGDRQWFFFCHRDRKYPNAARSNRATRHGYWKATGKDRNVIFNSRSVGVKKTLVFYIGRAPNGERTDWVMHEYTMDEEEFKRCYDVKGYYALYKVFKKSGPGPKNGEQYGAPFKEEEWADDDVVDFNVNSTERGAPNAVMDPPIGQLQPLLDDEIDEIIKGMLDVEPVLEPDYVNGYVDFPQVVNEETQSMVMGQFSEAMIFPDPGGKLQSSSQHYDVQPSFDFNQSVTSHFHISEAPEVTSASNIQSEEEPVFYEDGFLEINDLFDTEPSVSNSEKHNDDLFDNLQFEDGLSEFDMYQDADMFLCGLEPICDEAVSHAYMNNAGSIIQNQSHQLLSDAEVANQTVDEFWMHVERNTCSPTEDFNGSFSLTNPGVVCDSVCFPTESAENQSTVEDVATTSRLSSALWAFVDSIPTTPASAAENPLVNRALNRMSSFSMMKMKPSDITAGIDTTTMKRAGRKGVSFLFFPILIALCAFLWVSIGNLRLLGRYISP; the protein is encoded by the exons ATGGGTGCGGTTTCGGAATCTGCTTCTGCTGATTGTTTCAGTGAGGTGATGTCGTCGATGCCCGGTTTTCGCTTTCACCCCACAGACGAGGAGTTGGTGATGTACTATCTGAAAAGGAAGATTTGTGGGAAGAAGTTGAAGTTCAACGTGATTTGTGAAACCGATGTTTACAAGTGGGATCCTGAGGATTTACCTG GGCAATCTTTCTTGAAAACTGGAGATAGGCAGTGGTTCTTTTTCTGTCATCGAGATAGGAAATATCCTAATGCTGCAAGGTCTAATCGAGCAACAAGACATGGCTACTGGAAAGCTACAGGAAAAGATCGTAACGTGATATTCAATTCTCGGTCAGTTGGAGTGAAAAAGACACTGGTTTTCTATATCGGCAGAGCTCCTAATGGGGAGCGAACTGATTGGGTTATGCATGAATACACCATGGATGAAGAGGAGTTTAAGAGATGCTACGATGTCAAG GGCTATTATGCACTATACAAGGTTTTCAAGAAAAGTGGACCGGGTCCTAAGAACGGTGAACAGTATGGTGCACCATTTAAAGAAGAAGAATGGGCAGATGACGATGTTGTAGATTTTAATGTAAATTCAACTGAGCGGGGGGCTCCAAATGCTGTTATGGACCCTCCTATTGGTCAGCTGCAGCCGTTGTTGGatgatgaaattgatgaaatCATTAAAGGGATGCTTGATGTTGAGCCTGTTCTTGAACCAGATTATGTGAATGGTTATGTTGACTTTCCGCAG GTTGTTAATGAAGAAACACAAAGTATGGTCATGGGTCAGTTCTCTGAGGCCATGATATTCCCTGATCCTGGTGGAAAATTACAATCTAGCAGTCAACATTATGATGTGCAGCCCAGCTTTGACTTCAATCAGTCAGTTACTTCACACTTTCATATTTCTGAAGCACCCGAGGTCACTTCTGCTTCCAACATTCAAAGCGAGGAGGAGCCTGTCTTTTATGAGGACGGCTTCTTGGAAATCAACGATCTCTTTGATACCGAACCTTCAGTTTCAAATTCGGAAAAGCATAATGACGATCTCTTTGATAACCtgcagtttgaagatgggttaAGTGAATTTGATATGTACCAAGATGCAGATATGTTTCTTTGTGGCCTGGAGCCTATTTGCGACGAAGCAGTTTCACATGCATATATGAATAACGCTGGCAGCATTATTCAAAATCAGAGTCACCAGTTGCTGTCTGATGCAGAAGTTGCCAATCAAACTGTTGACGAATTCTGGATGCATGTTGAAAGAAACACCTGCAGTCCAACAGAAGACTTCAATGGTTCTTTCTCTCTAACAAATCCAG GTGTTGTGTGTGACTCTGTATGCTTTCCTACCGAAAGCGCTGAAAATCAAAGTACTGTGGAAGATGTTGCTACTACAAGTAGATTGTCCTCTGCTCTCTGGGCTTTTGTTGATTCAATACCTACCACTCCTGCATCAGCCGCTGAAAATCCTTTGGTGAATCGGGCTTTGAATAGAATGTCTAGCTTCAGCATGATGAAGATGAAGCCCAGCGACATCACTGCAGGTATTGATACTACAACTATGAAGAGAGCAGGCAGAAAGGGAGTCTCATTCCTTTTCTTCCCTATTCTTATTGCTTTATGTGCTTTCTTGTGGGTTTCTATTGGAAATTTAAGACTATTAGGGAGATACATCTCTCCTTGA